The genomic DNA CTTTTCGACCTTTTCACctattatattgttatagtAGTTCTTAAGTGTTTCTGATATAAACATAGCTatagcaataataaaaatgtaaagagAATACTTGTTTGAATTCTTTTCTAAATTAGCAAAGTCGAATAGCGTTGTTACATATTTTGCATATAATATGGCAAATAAGGGATATAATCCACCTGCTACTATAATACTCAGCACTATGATAAAAACATCTTTTCTGTATGAAAACATTTCCTTATATACTACGCGTAGGTTATTTGGTCCTTTCGTTTTCTTTCTtctaaatattcttttaaagaatgatactttttcttcatttccaTTTGTCGATAATTccatatctttatttttagaagCTCCCTCCCCGTTTGCATTATTCAACATGCTGctgttattattgttgtaTATACTTTCATTGTCGTTTCCCACATCTGAGTCTTTATAAACACTACTTTTTCTTTCAGAATCATTATCATCACTGCCCTTGTTAGATCTGTTTGAAGATACCTTCTGATTATTAATCATGGAATAATAAataccatttttatttttcatcaaAGAATCATGTGTTCCTTGTTCAATTATGTAACTACCTAGGTTATTAATTGGattgttattattgctaCTGTGGTCTGCAGCGTCGTAAGGAATACTAGAATGGCTAcccatattattattttcccgATTggacaaaacaaaaattgtATTTGCATATCTGATAGTACTTAACCTGTGCGCAATGATAATAGTAATTCTGTTTTCATTTCCCTTCAAATTGTTAATTGTTTTTTGAACCAAATATTCTGATTTGTTATCTAAGGAAGATGTAGCTTCATCtagtattaaaatttttggaTTTCTAATTATAGCCCTAGCAATAGAAATCCTTTGTTTTTGTCCTCCTGAAAGTTTAGAAGCATTTGATCCTACCATGGTGTCATATTTATCAGGAAGAGCTGAAACAAAATCATGAATTAGTACTTTTTTTGAAACATTTATAACTTGAGAATCATCAATTGATTCATATGCCTTTTTCACTTCCAGAAGATCACTAGTCCTATTCgttttaataatatcattaaaatcTTTTGTACATTTATTAGTACGACATTTATTCGTATTctcatcattatcattatccaTGTCCTTGTGGTCATTATCCCCGTTCTGAAGATATTCTAAGTCCTGTATACTAAGCAAACtatactttatattatttttaatagaatTGCTAAATAATAATGGATCTTGGCTAACAACACCTATTTTTGATCTCCACCATTTTAGGTTTACATCTTTTAGATTATGTGAAtcgttaataataatatctcCATCTGTTGGGTCATAAATACGttcaattaattttaaaatagtaGATTTACCACAACCTGACTCACCAACAAATGCATATGTTTTTCCTTCTGTTAaggtaaaatttaaattcttATATACTTCTACATCTTTTCTAGTATCATAATGAAacttaacatttttaaattgtatcTTATTTATATCAGGTAAGACATCACCTGTATTACCACTACTTTCTATTAATGGTTTACgattaattatttcatacaGATTATTAGTTGCCTCTAACGATTTCATATATTCACTAATATTTGGTAATATTATAGTAAGCATAAACATACTAATTAGTACACCTAACAATATTGATATAACAGAACCGCCATGAAAATCATTATTAATGCTCTGTTTACGCATGTCTGATATTATGATCCTAGTACCATACCAAAAACCAAAAGCATAGGATACTAATATAAAACCATTAATCAAACCAACATGTAATGATTCCATAAAATTTGCTTtcaacatatatttactatacattttttctgataatttaaattttcttaaaatgatattttcTCCACAATAACTAACAACTGTTCTAATACCTACTAACGCTTCTTCAATAATAGACAttgtgttattattatataataatgacgttttcttatttacccttacttttttattacatattacaccacacatatatattaatggaaAGACACAAGTAATACATAAAGTTAACctcacatttttaaataatgaccACAAATATAAACCCAAAAATGAACTAGCATAggtaaaaatagtaataaattttgttcCTATTCCTGCATTTACTTGTTCTAAATAAAATTCTAAATctgattttaattttgatcCAGAATTATTATCATGAAACTGTCCATCTTGATAAAAAACACTTTTCaaaaattcaatttttaacgtttttaaaatttttgttgttACAACATCCATACAAAAACTtgatataaatgataatataaattgaaaaataccTATTAATACTAAGgacaaaattatttcatttatatcttcacctaaattcatatttttcattatatctCCAAAAacggaaataaaaaatggtaatGTACCTCCTGATATTGTTGCACATATAAAAGCTATACCCAACAATTTCTTATGTGATGACGGTAAACATTtaaaaggcaaaaaaaatgatatgttCTGACTCTTTATTTTCCTAAACAACTCCAAAGTCCCTTTCTTATTTAGCTCCTTTTCTACTTCATCTTTTATACTAAGGTTACTCCCATCTTTCTTATAGTTTTGAtctttcttcattttcatgGAATGCAGGGCGTAAGATCACAATGTACGtactatatctatatctatctatatatatatacatacatacatatatatatatatatatatatatatacatatatatatatataaatatacatatgtaaacgTTATTAAATGCATACAATTAGTGTGTTCGCTGCTACATTTATCGTCTGTTTGCTGCTATGTCGGTTTGTGTGTATGCTTCTATGTCTGTATATGTGTTTCTTAGTGTGTGTGTGTACCTCGGTCTCGTACATGCGTGCGCTgtgcacataaatatacacatatatgggTTGTGTATACGTTGTATGTGTATAAACTAAACAAGCAAATACGCGCACATACAAAAATACAGCGTTCGCGAAAAAGCCGTACGCTGTAAGTATTACAAAACTACAacaaaaaggataaaaacaaaattcaaAATGGAACAAAAATTCATAGAATTGttgtacatacacatatgtgaacatatataatcaTGTATAACTTCATTTATATGTTCACGTATATGTTC from Plasmodium brasilianum strain Bolivian I chromosome 10, whole genome shotgun sequence includes the following:
- a CDS encoding multidrug resistance protein 1; this translates as MKKDQNYKKDGSNLSIKDEVEKELNKKGTLELFRKIKSQNISFFLPFKCLPSSHKKLLGIAFICATISGGTLPFFISVFGDIMKNMNLGEDINEIILSLVLIGIFQFILSFISSFCMDVVTTKILKTLKIEFLKSVFYQDGQFHDNNSGSKLKSDLEFYLEQVNAGIGTKFITIFTYASSFLGLYLWSLFKNVRLTLCITCVFPLIYMCGVICNKKVRVNKKTSLLYNNNTMSIIEEALVGIRTVVSYCGENIILRKFKLSEKMYSKYMLKANFMESLHVGLINGFILVSYAFGFWYGTRIIISDMRKQSINNDFHGGSVISILLGVLISMFMLTIILPNISEYMKSLEATNNLYEIINRKPLIESSGNTGDVLPDINKIQFKNVKFHYDTRKDVEVYKNLNFTLTEGKTYAFVGESGCGKSTILKLIERIYDPTDGDIIINDSHNLKDVNLKWWRSKIGVVSQDPLLFSNSIKNNIKYSLLSIQDLEYLQNGDNDHKDMDNDNDENTNKCRTNKCTKDFNDIIKTNRTSDLLEVKKAYESIDDSQVINVSKKVLIHDFVSALPDKYDTMVGSNASKLSGGQKQRISIARAIIRNPKILILDEATSSLDNKSEYLVQKTINNLKGNENRITIIIAHRLSTIRYANTIFVLSNRENNNMGSHSSIPYDAADHSSNNNNPINNLGSYIIEQGTHDSLMKNKNGIYYSMINNQKVSSNRSNKGSDDNDSERKSSVYKDSDVGNDNESIYNNNNSSMLNNANGEGASKNKDMELSTNGNEEKVSFFKRIFRRKKTKGPNNLRVVYKEMFSYRKDVFIIVLSIIVAGGLYPLFAILYAKYVTTLFDFANLEKNSNKYSLYIFIIAIAMFISETLKNYYNNIIGEKVEKTMKLRLFENILHQEISFFDHDMNAPGLLLTHINRDVHLLKTGLVNNTVIFTHFIVLFLVSMVISFYFCPIVAAVLTGTYFILMRVFAIRARLSKSKGIEEKRNNYGSNTAFVYNSDDEIFKDPNFLIQEAFYNMNTVITYGLEEYFCKLIEKAIDYSNKGQKRKIIVNSILWGFSQSAQLFVNSFAYWFGSLLIRRGTIEVDDFMKSLFTFLFTGSYAGKLMSLKGDSESAKASFEKYYPLIMRKSNIDVRDVGGIRIKNIDDIKGKIEIKDVNFRYISRPNVPIYKDLSFTCESKKTTAIVGETGSGKSTVMSLLMRFYDIKNDHIIFKNDTIKNKSNNDIGVTEEGADMEGGGIPMNNADEFNKHSKERYVDDDDDNNKYTLFKNSGSILLDDVDINDYNLKDLRSLFSIVSQEPMLFNMSIYENIKFGKDDATLEDVKRVCKFAAIDEFIESLPNKYDTNVGPYGKNLSGGQKQRIAIARALLREPKILLLDEATSSLDSNSEKLIEKTIVDIKDRGDKTIITIAHRIASIKRSDRIVVLNNPDRLGSYVQSQGTHEELLAEQDGIYKKYVKLAK